Proteins encoded within one genomic window of Sphingomonas sp. KRR8:
- the rpoB gene encoding DNA-directed RNA polymerase subunit beta translates to MATKAIDAPHNTSSGRNAKQRRIRKIFGNIHEISEMPNLIEVQRESYEQFLRSDPATGYVSGLEKTLRSVFPIQDFAGTAHLDFDHYVLEDPKFDTDECRQRGLTYAAPMRVTLRLTSFEIDPDTEAKSVIDIKEQDVYMGDMPLMTGNGTFIVNGTERVIVSQMHRSPGVLFDHDRGKTHASGKYLFAARVIPYRGSWLDFEFDAKDIVNVRIDRKRKLPVTALLHALGLTSEEILNEFYGRVVYVRGPNGWQIPYAAEQWRGQKPLYDVVNADTGEITFKAGEKITPRRANQAAKDGLANLIIPTEQIFGRFSAYDLINESTGEIYIEAGDEVSAENLELLDKAGVDRLELLDIDYVNTGPWIRNTLKADKAEDGDHALSDIYRVMRPGEPPTRETADALFYGLFFDPERYDLSAVGRVKLNMRLGLDVEDTVTTLRREDILAVVKELVNLKDGKGDIDDIDNLANRRVRSVGELLENQYRVGLLRMERAVKERMSSVDVSTVMPNDLINAKPAVAAVREFFGSSQLSQFMDQTNPLSEVTHKRRVSALGPGGLTRERAGFEVRDVHPTHYGRICPIETPEGPNIGLINSLASFSRVNKYGFIETPYRKVIDHKVTDEVVYLSAMEEAKHTIAQANAEIAPDGTFVEEIISSRRAGDFLIAPRDQITLMDVSPKQLVSVAASLIPFLENDDANRALMGSNMQRQAVPLLQADAPLVGTGMEETVARDSGAAIAARRPGIVDQVDATRIVVRVTGELKPGESGVDIYTLMKFQRSNQNTCINQRPLVKVGDTVEGGEIIADGPSTQFGELALGRNVLVAFMPWNGYNYEDSILISERIVKDDVFTSIHIEEFEVMARDTKLGPEDITRDIPNVGEEALRNLDEAGIVYIGAEVEPGDILCGKITPKGESPMTPEEKLLRAIFGEKASDVRDTSLRLPPGVAGTVVEVRVFNRHGIDIDDRTRAIQAEEKDRLKKDADDERAILNRATFARLREMLLGQTATAAPKGLKKGATLDEETLDSIERFDWWKIAVKDDSRQADLEALKGQYDEAVNVIVKRYEDRVQKIEAGDELAPGVLKMVKVFVAVKRKLQPGDKMAGRHGNKGVISRILPNEDMPFLDDGTPVDIVLNPLGVPSRMNVGQIFETHLGWAARGLGQQVSAMLEDMHHRGKDLAGKDVGKVRAKLKDMYGPQYDEAIDARDDDAVMELAQILTGGLPMGTPVFDGAREADVANMLVKAGLDPSGQVTLFDGRTGEPFDRKVTVGYIYMLKLHHLVDDKIHARSIGPYSLVTQQPLGGKAQFGGQRFGEMEVWALQAYGAAYTLQEMLTVKSDDVIGRTKVYEAIVKGDDTFEAGIPESFNVLVKEMRSLGLNVELTSIDEADEPPALAAE, encoded by the coding sequence ATGGCGACCAAGGCGATCGACGCTCCCCACAACACCTCTTCGGGCCGCAATGCCAAGCAGCGGCGCATCCGCAAGATCTTCGGCAACATCCACGAGATCAGCGAGATGCCGAACCTCATCGAGGTTCAGCGCGAATCGTATGAGCAGTTCCTGCGCTCGGATCCGGCCACGGGCTATGTCTCGGGGCTCGAGAAGACCCTGCGCTCGGTGTTCCCGATCCAGGATTTCGCCGGCACCGCGCACCTCGACTTCGACCATTATGTCCTCGAAGACCCGAAGTTCGACACGGACGAGTGCCGCCAGCGTGGCCTGACCTACGCCGCGCCGATGCGCGTCACCCTGCGCCTGACCTCGTTCGAGATCGATCCGGATACCGAGGCCAAGTCGGTCATCGATATCAAGGAGCAGGACGTCTACATGGGCGACATGCCCCTGATGACGGGCAACGGCACCTTCATCGTCAACGGCACCGAGCGCGTCATCGTCAGCCAGATGCACCGCTCGCCGGGTGTCCTGTTCGACCATGACCGTGGCAAGACGCACGCGTCGGGCAAGTATCTCTTCGCCGCCCGCGTCATCCCGTATCGCGGTTCGTGGCTGGACTTCGAGTTCGACGCCAAGGACATCGTCAACGTCCGCATCGACCGTAAGCGCAAGCTGCCGGTCACCGCCCTGCTGCACGCGCTTGGCCTGACTTCGGAAGAGATCCTCAACGAGTTCTACGGCCGCGTCGTCTACGTCCGCGGCCCGAACGGCTGGCAGATCCCCTACGCCGCCGAGCAGTGGCGTGGGCAGAAGCCGCTGTACGACGTGGTCAACGCCGACACCGGTGAGATCACCTTCAAGGCCGGAGAGAAGATCACCCCGCGCCGCGCCAATCAGGCGGCCAAGGACGGCCTCGCCAACCTGATCATCCCGACCGAGCAGATCTTCGGCCGCTTCTCGGCCTACGACCTGATCAACGAGAGCACGGGCGAGATCTACATCGAGGCCGGCGACGAGGTCAGCGCCGAGAATCTCGAACTGCTCGACAAGGCTGGCGTCGACCGGCTCGAGCTGCTCGACATCGATTACGTCAACACCGGTCCCTGGATCCGCAACACGCTCAAGGCCGACAAGGCCGAGGATGGCGACCATGCGCTGTCCGACATCTACCGCGTGATGCGCCCTGGTGAGCCGCCGACCCGCGAAACCGCGGACGCGCTGTTCTACGGCCTGTTCTTCGATCCGGAGCGCTACGACCTCTCGGCCGTCGGCCGCGTGAAGCTCAACATGCGTCTCGGCCTCGACGTCGAGGACACGGTCACCACTCTGCGCCGCGAGGACATCCTGGCCGTCGTCAAGGAGCTGGTGAACCTCAAGGACGGCAAGGGCGACATCGACGACATCGACAACCTTGCCAATCGCCGCGTGCGTTCGGTGGGCGAATTGCTCGAGAACCAGTATCGCGTCGGCCTGCTCCGCATGGAGCGCGCGGTGAAGGAGCGGATGAGCTCGGTCGACGTGTCGACCGTCATGCCCAACGACCTCATCAACGCCAAGCCGGCGGTGGCCGCGGTGCGTGAGTTCTTCGGCAGCAGCCAGCTGTCGCAGTTCATGGACCAGACCAACCCGCTGTCCGAGGTCACTCACAAGCGTCGCGTCTCGGCCCTCGGGCCGGGCGGCCTGACCCGTGAGCGCGCGGGCTTCGAAGTCCGCGACGTCCACCCGACCCACTATGGCCGAATCTGCCCGATCGAGACTCCGGAAGGCCCGAACATCGGGCTCATCAACTCGCTCGCCAGCTTCAGCCGGGTGAACAAGTACGGCTTCATCGAAACGCCGTACCGCAAGGTCATCGACCACAAGGTCACCGACGAGGTCGTCTACCTGTCGGCGATGGAAGAGGCCAAGCACACGATCGCCCAGGCGAACGCGGAAATCGCGCCCGACGGCACCTTCGTGGAGGAGATCATCTCCTCCCGCCGGGCCGGCGACTTCCTGATCGCCCCGCGCGACCAGATCACGCTGATGGACGTGTCGCCCAAGCAGCTCGTCTCGGTTGCGGCCTCGCTCATTCCCTTCCTGGAGAATGACGACGCCAATCGCGCGCTGATGGGCTCGAACATGCAGCGGCAGGCCGTTCCCCTGCTCCAGGCGGACGCTCCGCTGGTCGGCACCGGCATGGAAGAGACGGTTGCGCGCGACTCCGGCGCGGCCATTGCCGCCCGCCGTCCGGGCATCGTCGACCAGGTCGACGCCACCCGCATCGTCGTCCGCGTGACCGGTGAATTGAAGCCGGGCGAAAGCGGCGTCGACATCTACACGCTGATGAAGTTCCAGCGCTCGAACCAGAACACCTGCATCAACCAGCGTCCGCTGGTGAAGGTCGGTGACACGGTCGAGGGCGGAGAGATCATCGCCGACGGCCCCTCGACCCAGTTCGGTGAGCTCGCGCTCGGCCGCAACGTCCTCGTCGCGTTCATGCCGTGGAACGGCTACAACTACGAGGACTCGATCCTGATCTCCGAGCGGATCGTGAAGGACGACGTCTTCACCTCGATCCACATCGAGGAGTTCGAGGTCATGGCCCGCGACACCAAGCTCGGGCCGGAGGACATTACCCGCGACATCCCGAACGTCGGCGAGGAAGCGCTTCGCAACCTCGACGAAGCCGGGATCGTCTACATCGGTGCCGAGGTCGAGCCGGGCGATATCCTGTGCGGCAAGATCACGCCGAAGGGCGAAAGCCCGATGACGCCGGAGGAAAAGCTCCTTCGCGCCATCTTCGGTGAAAAGGCTTCAGACGTCCGCGACACCTCCCTGCGCCTGCCCCCGGGAGTCGCCGGCACGGTGGTCGAGGTTCGCGTCTTCAACCGTCACGGCATCGACATCGACGACCGTACCCGCGCCATCCAGGCCGAGGAAAAGGACCGCCTGAAGAAGGACGCCGACGACGAGCGCGCCATCCTCAACCGCGCCACCTTCGCCCGTCTGCGTGAAATGCTGCTCGGCCAGACCGCGACCGCGGCGCCGAAGGGTCTCAAGAAGGGCGCCACGCTCGACGAAGAGACGCTGGACAGCATCGAGCGGTTCGACTGGTGGAAGATCGCCGTCAAGGACGACAGCCGCCAAGCCGATCTGGAAGCGCTCAAGGGTCAGTATGACGAGGCGGTCAACGTCATCGTCAAGCGCTACGAGGACCGCGTTCAGAAGATCGAGGCCGGTGACGAGCTCGCCCCCGGCGTCCTCAAGATGGTCAAGGTGTTCGTGGCGGTGAAGCGTAAGCTTCAGCCGGGCGACAAGATGGCCGGCCGTCACGGCAACAAGGGCGTGATCAGCCGCATCCTGCCGAACGAGGACATGCCGTTCCTCGACGACGGGACGCCGGTCGACATCGTTCTCAATCCGTTGGGCGTGCCGTCGCGCATGAACGTCGGGCAGATCTTCGAGACCCACCTGGGCTGGGCCGCGCGCGGTCTGGGCCAGCAGGTCTCGGCGATGCTCGAGGACATGCACCACCGCGGCAAGGACCTCGCCGGCAAGGACGTCGGCAAGGTCCGCGCCAAGCTCAAGGATATGTATGGTCCGCAGTATGACGAGGCGATCGACGCACGCGACGATGACGCTGTCATGGAGCTGGCGCAGATCCTGACCGGCGGCCTGCCGATGGGCACTCCGGTGTTCGACGGCGCCCGCGAGGCGGACGTGGCCAACATGCTGGTGAAGGCGGGTCTCGACCCGTCGGGCCAGGTCACCCTGTTCGACGGCCGCACTGGCGAGCCGTTCGACCGCAAGGTGACGGTGGGCTACATCTACATGCTCAAGCTGCACCACCTTGTGGACGACAAGATCCACGCCCGTTCAATCGGGCCGTACAGCCTCGTCACCCAGCAGCCGCTGGGCGGTAAGGCGCAGTTCGGCGGACAGCGCTTCGGTGAGATGGAGGTCTGGGCCCTGCAGGCGTACGGCGCGGCCTACACCCTGCAGGAAATGCTCACGGTGAAGTCGGACGACGTGATCGGCCGCACCAAGGTCTACGAGGCGATCGTCAAGGGCGACGACACGTTCGAGGCCGGCATTCCGGAAAGCTTCAACGTGCTGGTCAAGGAAATGCGGTCGCTCGGCCTCAACGTCGAATTGACCAGCATCGACGAGGCCGACGAGCCGCCGGCGCTGGCAGCGGAGTGA
- the rpoC gene encoding DNA-directed RNA polymerase subunit beta': protein MNELTNFANPVAKPETFDEIKIGIASPEKIRSWSFGEIKKPETINYRTFKPERDGLFCARIFGPIKDYECLCGKYKRMKYKGIVCEKCGVEVTVSKVRRERMGHIELAAPVAHIWFLKSLPSRIGLLLDMQLKQLERILYFESYVVIEPGLTPLEKYQLLTEDELLNAQDEYGEDAFSAGIGAEAVKIMLMDLDLEGERKVLLEELAVTKSELKPKKIIKRLKVVESFLESGNRPEWMILDVVPVIPPELRPLVPLDGGRFATSDLNDLYRRVINRNNRLKRLMELRAPDIIVRNEKRMLQEAVDALFDNGRRGRTITGANKRPLKSLSDMLKGKQGRFRQNLLGKRVDYSGRSVIVTGPELKLHQCGLPKKMALELFKPFIYSRLDAKGLSMTLKQAKKWVEKERKEVWDILDEVIREHPVLLNRAPTLHRLGIQAFEPVLIEGKAIQLHPLVCAAFNADFDGDQMAVHVPLSLEAQLEARVLMMSTNNILSPANGKPIIVPSQDMVLGLYYLSMEKDGEPGQGMLLADMQEVHSAIAAGAVTLHSKIISRVPQTDEAGNQYMKRFETTPGRMLLGETLPKSHKVPFETVNRLLTKKDIGDVIDEVYRHTGQKDTVLFADAIMGLGFRHAFKAGISFGKDDMVIPAAKDPLVEETRALVKDYEQQYQDGLITQQEKYNKVIDAWSRCGDRVAQEMMKEISATPKGEDGREKPINSIYMMAHSGARGSQAQIKQLAGMRGLMAKPSGEIIETPIISNFKEGLTVLEYFNSTHGARKGLADTALKTANSGYLTRRLVDVSQDAVIVEEDCGTDQALEMRAIVQGGAVIASLGDRVLGRTTAEDVVDPKTGETIVAEGVLLDEPMVAQLEAAGLQGIKIRSPLVCASRQGVCGKCYGRDLARGTPVNIGEAVGVIAAQSIGEPGTQLTMRTFHIGGAAQLNEQSNLEAPVDGTIELRDMPTITDPRGRHISLSRSGEIAILDMDGRELSTHRVPYGAHLLCESGHIVSKGDRIAEWDPSFAPVITERAGTIKFQDLIEQRTMTEVTDESTGIAQRVVTEDMGRSKKDDLRPRLTLLGADATESGVYRLATNAIVAVEDGQSVEAGEVLARLPREAARTRDITGGLPRVAELFEARKPKENAIIAKVSGKVTFMKDYKAKRKIAIVPDDGGDPVEYLVPKSKVIDVQEGDFVKRGDNLVGGSPDPHDILEVLGVVALAEYLVSEIQEVYRLQGVKINDKHIEVIVRQMLQKVEITDGGDTTLLAGEQVDREEMDEINSKLEKKGKPAVGKPVLLGITKASLQTRSFISAASFQETTRVLTEASVQGKIDTLNGLKENVIVGRLIPAGTGAGMNRLRVAATSRDAAMRATQRKLAEALVAPNSADELRAAENARSVRDDTAGIGGDPLGEVVTSGHGSDADAGDYLQD from the coding sequence ATGAACGAACTGACGAACTTCGCGAACCCGGTGGCCAAGCCGGAGACCTTCGACGAGATCAAGATCGGGATCGCGAGCCCGGAGAAGATCCGCAGCTGGTCGTTCGGCGAGATCAAGAAGCCGGAGACCATCAACTACCGCACGTTCAAGCCCGAGCGTGACGGCCTGTTCTGCGCGCGCATCTTCGGTCCGATCAAGGACTACGAATGCCTGTGCGGCAAGTACAAGCGCATGAAGTACAAGGGCATCGTCTGCGAAAAGTGCGGCGTCGAGGTGACCGTCTCCAAGGTCCGCCGCGAGCGCATGGGCCACATCGAGCTCGCCGCGCCCGTCGCACACATCTGGTTCCTCAAGTCGCTGCCGTCGCGCATCGGCCTGCTGCTCGACATGCAGCTGAAGCAGCTCGAGCGGATCCTCTACTTCGAGAGCTATGTCGTGATCGAGCCGGGCCTGACCCCGCTCGAGAAGTATCAGCTGCTCACCGAGGACGAGCTCCTCAACGCGCAGGACGAATATGGCGAGGACGCCTTCTCCGCCGGCATCGGCGCGGAAGCGGTCAAGATCATGCTCATGGACCTCGATCTCGAGGGTGAGCGCAAGGTCCTGCTCGAAGAGCTGGCGGTCACCAAGTCCGAGCTCAAGCCCAAGAAGATCATCAAGCGGCTCAAGGTCGTCGAGAGCTTCCTGGAGTCGGGCAACCGTCCGGAGTGGATGATCCTCGACGTCGTTCCGGTCATCCCGCCCGAGCTGCGCCCGCTGGTGCCGCTGGACGGCGGCCGCTTCGCGACCTCGGACCTGAACGACCTCTACCGCCGCGTCATCAACCGCAACAACCGCCTGAAGCGCCTGATGGAGCTGCGTGCGCCGGACATCATCGTCCGCAACGAGAAGCGCATGCTTCAGGAAGCGGTCGACGCGCTGTTCGACAACGGCCGTCGCGGCCGCACCATCACCGGCGCCAACAAGCGTCCGCTGAAGTCGCTGTCCGACATGCTCAAGGGCAAGCAGGGCCGCTTCCGCCAGAACCTGCTCGGCAAGCGCGTCGACTATTCGGGCCGTTCGGTTATCGTCACCGGTCCGGAGCTCAAGCTTCATCAGTGCGGCCTGCCGAAGAAGATGGCGCTCGAGCTGTTCAAGCCGTTCATCTACTCGCGCCTCGACGCCAAGGGTCTCTCCATGACCCTCAAGCAGGCCAAGAAGTGGGTCGAGAAGGAGCGCAAGGAAGTCTGGGACATCCTCGATGAGGTGATCCGCGAGCATCCGGTGCTGCTGAACCGCGCCCCGACGCTCCACCGTCTCGGCATCCAGGCGTTCGAGCCGGTGCTGATCGAGGGCAAGGCGATCCAGCTTCACCCGCTGGTCTGCGCCGCCTTCAACGCCGACTTCGACGGCGACCAGATGGCCGTGCACGTTCCGCTGAGCCTCGAGGCGCAGCTGGAAGCGCGCGTCCTGATGATGAGCACCAACAACATCCTCTCGCCCGCGAACGGCAAGCCGATCATCGTGCCGTCGCAGGACATGGTGCTGGGTCTCTATTACCTCTCGATGGAGAAGGACGGAGAGCCGGGCCAGGGCATGCTGCTGGCGGACATGCAGGAGGTTCACTCGGCCATTGCGGCCGGGGCGGTCACCCTGCACTCCAAGATCATCAGCCGCGTTCCGCAGACGGACGAGGCTGGCAACCAGTATATGAAGCGCTTCGAGACGACGCCGGGCCGGATGCTGCTCGGCGAGACGCTCCCGAAGAGCCACAAGGTGCCGTTCGAGACCGTCAACCGCCTGCTGACCAAGAAGGACATCGGCGACGTTATCGACGAGGTCTATCGTCACACCGGTCAGAAGGACACGGTGCTGTTCGCCGACGCCATCATGGGGCTGGGTTTCCGCCACGCCTTCAAGGCCGGCATCAGCTTCGGCAAGGACGACATGGTCATCCCGGCCGCCAAGGATCCCCTCGTCGAGGAGACCCGTGCGCTGGTGAAGGACTATGAGCAGCAGTACCAGGACGGCCTGATCACCCAGCAGGAAAAGTACAACAAGGTGATCGACGCCTGGTCGCGTTGCGGTGATCGCGTCGCGCAGGAGATGATGAAGGAAATCTCGGCCACGCCGAAGGGCGAGGATGGCCGCGAGAAGCCGATCAACTCCATCTACATGATGGCCCACTCGGGCGCTCGTGGTAGCCAGGCGCAGATCAAGCAGCTGGCCGGCATGCGCGGCCTGATGGCCAAGCCGTCGGGCGAGATCATCGAGACGCCGATCATCTCGAACTTCAAGGAAGGCCTGACCGTCCTTGAATACTTCAACTCGACCCACGGCGCCCGCAAGGGCCTGGCGGACACGGCGCTCAAGACGGCGAACTCGGGTTACCTGACCCGCCGTCTGGTCGACGTCTCGCAGGATGCCGTGATCGTCGAGGAGGATTGCGGCACCGACCAGGCGCTCGAGATGCGCGCCATCGTGCAGGGCGGCGCGGTGATCGCCTCGCTCGGCGACCGCGTGCTGGGCCGGACCACGGCCGAGGACGTCGTCGATCCCAAGACGGGCGAGACGATCGTTGCCGAGGGCGTGCTGCTCGACGAGCCGATGGTGGCGCAGCTGGAGGCCGCTGGTCTCCAGGGCATCAAGATCCGCTCGCCGCTGGTTTGCGCCAGCCGCCAGGGTGTCTGCGGCAAGTGCTACGGGCGTGACCTCGCCCGCGGTACGCCGGTGAACATCGGTGAAGCGGTCGGCGTTATCGCCGCCCAGTCGATCGGTGAGCCGGGCACCCAGCTGACGATGCGGACCTTCCACATCGGCGGCGCGGCCCAGCTCAACGAGCAGTCGAACCTCGAGGCGCCGGTCGACGGCACCATCGAGCTTCGGGACATGCCGACGATCACCGATCCGCGCGGCCGGCACATCTCGCTGTCACGTTCGGGCGAGATCGCGATCCTCGACATGGACGGCCGCGAGCTCTCCACGCACCGCGTGCCGTACGGCGCGCACCTGCTGTGCGAGAGCGGACACATCGTCTCCAAGGGCGACCGCATCGCCGAGTGGGATCCGAGCTTCGCGCCGGTGATCACGGAGCGGGCGGGCACGATCAAGTTCCAGGACCTGATCGAGCAGCGCACCATGACGGAGGTGACCGACGAGTCGACCGGTATCGCCCAGCGCGTGGTGACCGAGGACATGGGCCGTTCCAAGAAGGACGACCTGCGCCCCCGCCTCACCCTGCTTGGCGCCGACGCGACGGAATCGGGCGTCTACCGCCTGGCGACCAACGCGATCGTCGCGGTCGAGGACGGCCAGAGCGTGGAAGCCGGCGAAGTGCTCGCCCGTCTCCCGCGCGAAGCGGCCCGGACCCGCGACATCACCGGCGGTCTGCCGCGGGTGGCGGAACTGTTCGAGGCCCGCAAGCCGAAGGAGAATGCGATCATCGCCAAGGTGTCCGGCAAGGTCACCTTCATGAAGGACTACAAGGCCAAGCGTAAGATCGCGATCGTCCCCGACGACGGTGGAGATCCGGTCGAGTATCTGGTGCCCAAGTCCAAGGTGATCGACGTCCAGGAAGGCGACTTCGTCAAGCGTGGCGACAACCTGGTCGGCGGTTCACCCGATCCGCATGACATCCTGGAAGTGCTCGGCGTCGTGGCGCTGGCCGAATATCTCGTCAGCGAGATTCAGGAGGTCTATCGACTGCAGGGCGTGAAGATCAACGACAAGCACATCGAGGTGATCGTTCGCCAGATGCTGCAGAAGGTTGAGATCACCGACGGTGGCGACACCACACTGCTCGCCGGCGAACAGGTCGATCGCGAGGAAATGGACGAGATTAACTCGAAGCTCGAGAAGAAGGGCAAGCCGGCTGTCGGCAAGCCCGTCCTGCTCGGCATCACCAAGGCCTCGCTCCAGACCCGCAGCTTCATCTCGGCGGCCTCCTTCCAGGAGACCACCCGGGTGCTCACCGAGGCTTCGGTGCAGGGCAAGATCGACACGCTCAACGGGCTCAAGGAAAATGTCATCGTCGGCCGCCTCATCCCGGCGGGTACCGGCGCGGGCATGAACCGCCTGCGCGTGGCGGCCACCAGCCGCGACGCGGCGATGCGGGCAACGCAGCGCAAGCTGGCCGAGGCGCTGGTCGCCCCGAACAGCGCCGACGAGCTGCGTGCCGCAGAGAACGCCCGTTCGGTCCGTGACGACACCGCCGGCATCGGCGGCGACCCGCTGGGCGAGGTCGTGACCAGCGGCCACGGCAGCGACGCGGACGCCGGCGACTACCTGCAGGATTAA
- a CDS encoding entericidin EcnA/B family protein, producing the protein MVKTVVALGLIAGSLALAACNTVRGAAADINSAANCTQNTINGARC; encoded by the coding sequence ATGGTGAAGACTGTTGTTGCACTCGGCCTGATCGCGGGTTCGCTGGCGCTTGCCGCCTGCAATACCGTTCGGGGTGCGGCCGCCGATATCAACTCGGCCGCCAACTGCACCCAGAACACGATCAACGGGGCGCGCTGCTAA
- a CDS encoding entericidin EcnA/B family protein codes for MLRKVVTLALIGSSLAIAACNTVRGAAKDVNSAANAVDNAI; via the coding sequence ATGCTTCGCAAGGTAGTGACTCTGGCCCTGATCGGCAGTTCGTTGGCGATCGCGGCTTGCAACACCGTTCGCGGTGCCGCCAAGGACGTGAACTCGGCTGCAAACGCGGTCGACAACGCGATCTGA
- a CDS encoding thymidylate synthase yields MQTYHELMQRVLDQGVPQQDRTGTGTLSLFGAQMRFDLADGFPLVTTKKLHLRSIIVELLWFLNGDTNVRWLQERKVSIWDEWADEQGDLGPVYGKQWRDWEAADGRHIDQIRELVELIRRDPASRRQIVTAWNPGEIGRMALAPCHCLFQTQVAAGRLNLQLYQRSADLFLGVPFNIASYALLTHMLARECGLEPGTFVWTGGDVHLYSNHLDQARLQLTRDVRSLPQLRIKDRGQDLFGYELEDFEVVGYDPHPHISAPVAV; encoded by the coding sequence ATGCAGACCTATCATGAGCTGATGCAGCGGGTGCTCGACCAAGGCGTACCGCAGCAGGATCGCACTGGCACCGGTACGCTTTCCCTGTTCGGAGCGCAGATGCGGTTCGACCTGGCGGACGGCTTTCCGCTGGTGACCACCAAGAAATTGCACCTGCGGTCGATCATCGTCGAACTGCTGTGGTTTCTCAATGGCGACACCAACGTGCGCTGGCTGCAGGAGCGCAAGGTCAGCATCTGGGACGAGTGGGCGGACGAGCAGGGCGACCTGGGCCCGGTCTATGGCAAGCAATGGCGTGACTGGGAGGCCGCGGACGGCCGGCACATCGACCAGATCCGCGAGCTGGTGGAGCTGATCCGGCGCGATCCGGCGAGCCGGCGGCAGATCGTCACGGCCTGGAACCCGGGCGAGATCGGGCGAATGGCGCTGGCGCCGTGCCATTGCCTGTTCCAGACGCAGGTGGCGGCTGGGCGCCTCAATCTGCAGCTCTATCAGCGCAGCGCCGACCTGTTCCTGGGGGTGCCGTTCAACATCGCTTCCTATGCACTGCTGACCCACATGCTGGCGCGCGAATGCGGGCTGGAGCCGGGCACCTTCGTGTGGACCGGTGGGGATGTGCATCTCTACTCCAACCACCTCGACCAGGCGCGACTGCAGCTGACGCGGGACGTGCGCTCGCTTCCGCAGCTCAGGATCAAGGACCGAGGTCAGGACTTGTTCGGCTACGAACTCGAGGATTTCGAGGTCGTGGGCTACGACCCCCACCCACATATCTCGGCGCCCGTCGCGGTCTGA
- a CDS encoding JAB domain-containing protein — translation MLQRAETPATLAGVDAARAFFAGCVDPLAGHETLWVAHLDEGARCIHLQAYPDAAGIGETPLPEILADAAEQGSAGLLLAHRQPGRDSSPRRTDRAATHRLALAAEACDITLVDHLIFAGDTCTSMRRIGLL, via the coding sequence ATGCTTCAGCGTGCCGAAACGCCAGCCACCCTCGCCGGGGTCGACGCAGCCAGGGCCTTCTTCGCCGGCTGTGTCGATCCGCTCGCCGGTCATGAAACGCTTTGGGTCGCCCACCTCGACGAGGGTGCCCGCTGCATCCATCTTCAGGCCTACCCCGATGCGGCGGGTATTGGTGAGACTCCGCTACCGGAAATCCTTGCCGATGCCGCAGAACAGGGCAGCGCCGGCTTGCTGCTCGCCCACCGCCAGCCAGGCCGCGACAGCAGCCCGCGCCGCACCGACCGCGCCGCCACCCATCGCCTCGCCCTCGCCGCGGAGGCGTGCGACATCACGCTGGTCGACCACCTGATCTTCGCCGGCGACACCTGCACCAGCATGCGCCGGATCGGACTTCTTTAA
- a CDS encoding class I SAM-dependent methyltransferase, with product MASFAFSHANYSTAGTARRGYDVVGQDIASSMIDLARERASAEVEGRLSFICGDFESGGFVDEFDAVIFDCLHHAEDERAAIASAYRALKPGGVLIAHEPGEGHSTAPGLIEAMRLYGVAERDMPPHLIWRHAQEIGFRSFRVFPMLQELLEVFYHQPPLKTLRKGWRHRAKRIWKMAFAPSDRASAIMVLMK from the coding sequence GTGGCCAGTTTCGCTTTCTCTCATGCAAACTATTCAACAGCGGGCACTGCAAGGCGGGGCTACGACGTGGTAGGCCAGGACATCGCTTCCAGCATGATCGACCTGGCGCGGGAGCGGGCGTCGGCGGAGGTCGAGGGACGTCTTTCCTTCATCTGCGGCGACTTCGAGAGCGGCGGCTTCGTCGATGAGTTCGACGCCGTGATCTTCGATTGCCTGCACCACGCTGAGGACGAGCGCGCAGCGATCGCAAGCGCCTATCGTGCACTCAAGCCCGGCGGTGTGCTGATCGCCCACGAACCGGGTGAGGGGCATTCCACAGCGCCCGGTTTGATCGAGGCGATGCGGCTCTATGGCGTGGCCGAGCGGGACATGCCCCCGCACCTCATCTGGCGCCACGCTCAGGAGATCGGATTTCGCTCCTTCCGTGTGTTTCCCATGCTGCAGGAGCTGCTGGAGGTGTTCTATCACCAGCCGCCGCTCAAGACCCTCCGCAAAGGCTGGCGCCACCGGGCCAAGCGCATCTGGAAGATGGCCTTTGCCCCGTCCGATCGCGCCAGCGCCATCATGGTGCTGATGAAATAG